The Arachis ipaensis cultivar K30076 chromosome B10, Araip1.1, whole genome shotgun sequence DNA window TCCTTCTCCAACCACTAGAGCCTTGTGGATGCCGTCAAGAAGGTGGATGTTGTCATCAGTGCCATCTCTGGTGTCCATATCAGGAGCCACAGCATTGGCTTGCAGCTCAACCTCATTAATGCCATTAAGGAAGCCGGCAATGTCAAGGTTTCATTCAATTCATTTTAGTTTCTAATTTCATCATCAATCAATTAATAGTCTAGTCTTGTATGTCCGTAGCGCTTTTTGCCGATGGAGTTTGGATTGGACCCAGCGAAGATGGGGGAAGCGTTAGAGCCATGAAGGGTGACATTTGAGGACAAGATGGTTGTGAGGAAGGCGATAGAGGAAGCAAATATCCCTTTCACATACATCTCCGCCAACCTATTTGTGAGCTACTTTGCGGGCAGCCTGTCTCAGATGGGGTCTTTTGTGCCTCCCAGGGAAAAGGTCCACCTCTTCGGAGATGGCACACTCAAGGCCATTTTCGTCGATGAAGACGATGTCGCCACCTACACTATAAAGACCATCAATGACCCCCACACCTTTAACAAGATTCTCTACCTCAGGAGACGGTCGAAATACCAAATTTTTCACACTGTTCACACGAACAAGGCTAGTGAAGACAAGAGCTTTAGCTGCGTTAAACAAGAAGATGATGCCAATGGCAAAGTTGGTGTCACATTATCAAAAGAGAAAAGACCTTATGACAATTGCAGGGGATGCTTTGAAAACCAACATCACCATCACCACATTAAGCCCTCTTGTACTTTCAAAATTTGAGCAGTTGCTAATCTTTGCAACATTGGTTGCCAAGAAACTTTTAAAGACGAAAGTCAAAGCATATATTCTAGATTTCAAGCTTGCATTCGAACATTTTTGCATCCACGCAGGAGGCAGGGCCGTTTTGGATGAGTTGAAGAAGAACTTACAGCTATCTCTATGGCATGAATTGGCTTACACATAAGCCAACAGAAGGGTCAAGACGTGATAGAGTATGGCAAATAGCATTTGGTTCTGGATTTAAGTGCAATAGTACAGTATGGAAAGCTCTCAAGACCATTAACCACAACTTCCCAATTAAGGTTCCAAGGGTTTCATCATTCTAATTCTAAACAATGCAATTTCACATATCATTCCTTGACCTTGACTCGCATATCTAATCATGATTTTGCTTTCAGTTTCAAAGAGTAACAACAAAAAATAGGAGAAGAACGTTCTTGAACAAAGAGAAGAAGGTGAAGAGCAATAGAGATGGGATGCTGAAATTAGGGTTGAAAATAGGTAGAGAGACCATAATGGGTCAAATAGTTTCAATTGCCACCTCACTGGAGATGTGGAGAGAGACCAACATGGTGCATTTTTAACAAAATCAGTGATATAAACAATGTAATTAATAAGTCAAAGATTAAATTGGTGTAATCCGTGAATCTCAGGACCACTTTGGGGTTTAACTCCTAATTCTAGTCCCAACTTTCAAACACTACCCTAGAGAGCGCTGCAGAATCCAGACCAATAAGGATGGGAACTAATTCACCTAAGTATGAGTGTATCACGCATTGGGCCTTTCTTGTTTCGGAAAAACACATGACAAATGAGTATACAAAAAAAAGAAGCCCATTGGGCACCATCCAAAAAGGGAAATGGGGCCCACAACAACACGAACCTCAAAGGCTCAAAACATCAATTCGATCATTGCACGCTTTTGAATTGAATTGAGCCTTCAAAAACACAAAATACAAACTTTTCAAAGAACCAAATCCAATGCAAAATTGCAACAAACACAAGCACACTCAGTAAATATTCTCTCTCTCCAATTAATTCGCCAactataaaatcaaaataaaaaatattaaaaagaaacaaaataataacaaaattcGCAAAAGCAAAAGCCGAAAGAAAACCTGAGGGTGAGGGGGTGGAAAAAAGGTTCATCAAAATTAAAAACAACGTGGGAAGAGAGAGAAGCACTCACACATGCACACACTAACACAGAGTCAGAGTCAGAGAaacatttcatttcatttcttctcatttttgttttaaaaaaggaaaattttgaaacataaacaaaagaaaaaacaattCTTCTTTCTTTGTGTTTGGTTTTTGTTTTTTAGTTAAAAGGTCCTGTTTGACACGAACATCAAGCAATCGCACCGTTCGTTCATAAAAacgaaataaaaagaaagaaagaaaaaagaacaaaaacagaTTATTATTATCACAATTATTAAAAAAGGGGGATTAATTATGAAAGGTGGTGATGGAGTTATTGTAGTCAAGAGCAACTGTTGTTGCTTTTGGTTAATTATTTTAGGTTTTCGATTattatctttattattattattattgtttttccttTGGCTTTGGTTCTTTTATTCTTCTGCATGCTTTCATTTCATTGTTCTATCTTTTCAATCCCATATTACACGCTGCTTTTCCATTATCCTTTTTCAAATTTCCAAATTTATTCACCcaattgatgattttttgttatttatttatttttcatctatcAGGATAACAATCCTGTGCCTTTTCCATTCCTTGACTACTACGGAATTTTGATTTTTCAAGAGAGAGAAAGGCCTCAAATcaaagagagagatagagaaaaaAGAGtagcataaaaaaattaaacaccaAAACGATTCCTTTTTGGTTACCCTAATTTTGTTTCTGTGCTGCTTTGTTTTtcttctgctgctgctgctgctactgGTGCTGCTCCTTTTTCGTTGTTTTGTGGGTTCTGGATTTCTAGGGTTTGAAAGGGGAGAAAGTTTCGATCTTGATCGGGTTCGAAAATGGAGGGGGAAGCTGCTTCGGACGCAGAGATTGAGAACAATAATACTCAGAAGAGGGAAGATGCTGTTGGTGATAACAGCAATGAGAACAACAATGGAAGCAACAGCAAAATTGGTAACTCGAATGAGGGTCAGAGCAAGCCCAAGCGACAGATGAAGACCCCTTTTCAGCTTGAGACACTGGAGAAAGCTTATGCTTGTAAGTGTGTTATTCAGTTCTCAGAAATTTTATGCTGTTTATTTAGTGATGTTTTTGAAGTTGAAGGGTTTTAGTTTCCTCTCCTGGGGTGTGTTCAGTTTTTGTTTTAACTGTTATGTGTTAATTTTGATGGAAATTTTGGTGCTTTTTATTAGTGGAGACTTACCCTTCAGAGACAATGAGGGCTGAGCTCTCTCAGAAGTTGGGGCTGTCCGATCGGCAGCTACAGATGTGGTTCTGCCACCGCCGGCTGAAGGACAAGAAGGATTTGCCGCCTAAGAAGCAGAAGAAGGCAGTGCCGGCGCCAGTGCCAGTGCCAGTGCCAGTGCCGGCACCACCTGTGCCAGATTCTCCTCCAGACCTCAGACTGGGCCCTGAGCAAGTTAATGAGTATGGATCCGGGTCAGGTTCGGGCTCCAGCCCGCTTACCCGCCCTGAGTTTCGAAATGTAGTTCCCCGGGGTGGTATGCTGGGGTACTATGAGCCACCAAAAGCTATGATGGAGCTTAGAGCAATTGCTTGTGTGGAGGCACAGTTGGGGCAGCCACTGAGGGACGATGGACCCATACTCGGAGTAGAGTTTGATCCTTTGCCCCCAGGTGCTTTTGGGGCACCCATAGGTATGTATACTTGTGTCGCTATCTTTGCTTATATTTAAGTGATGTATTGTATGTTATGCTTGTGTTAACTGTATGATGCATTATGTGTTATTAGTTTATTTACTTGGACTTTAGCTCTCTTTGCTCCTGTGCACGGAATGTGATGTTCAGCTTTGTTTGCCATCTGTATGGCTGATTGATCGACATTTTCCTTGTTTGGCCACTCAAACTTCTGGTATTTTCTTGTGATGCAGCTGTTACAGAACAGCAAAAGCGACCTAGTCTTGCTTATGACAGTAAAATGTATGAAAGACACGATGTTAGAACAAATAAGGTTGGTTTTCTATATCCTGTAACTGCTCAATATGTTGATGACTTGGTCAGTGAAATGAGCCTTGTCTTGAgcatcattttgttttttttttttttatatcatgTTGTAAagattgggtgtttttttttaatctgtTCCCTTTTATGTCAGAATCTAATCTATAGTGCATATACCTTTAATTCCTAATTGGTTTACAT harbors:
- the LOC107619968 gene encoding isoflavone reductase homolog — encoded protein: MVVRKAIEEANIPFTYISANLFVSYFAGSLSQMGSFVPPREKVHLFGDGTLKAIFVDEDDVATYTIKTINDPHTFNKILYLRRRSKYQIFHTVHTNKASEDKSFSCVKQEDDANGKVGVTLSKEKRPYDNCRGCFENQHHHHHIKPSCTFKI